Proteins encoded in a region of the Maridesulfovibrio bastinii DSM 16055 genome:
- the purU gene encoding formyltetrahydrofolate deformylase, with amino-acid sequence MTSSRESTAYLTVSCLDKPGIVAAVSGFLYSKNANIIHSDQHSSDPVGGHFFLRMRFHMPELEDSLEAVKNEFKEQVADKFEMDWSINPAWIKKKTAILVSKFDHVLMDLLWRAKREELFTDITMVISNHEDLREEVEAFGIPFHYIKVEKDKKDESEKKIIELLNGNADLIILARYMQILTPRLINAFPNKIINIHHSFLPAFVGADPYRRAGERGVKLIGATAHYVTEELDQGPIIEQDVIRVNHRHDINELKVLGRDIESQVLSRAVKWHLTEKVLVDGNKTVVFT; translated from the coding sequence ATGACTTCTTCCAGAGAATCCACAGCATACCTGACTGTAAGCTGTCTCGATAAACCGGGTATTGTTGCAGCAGTTTCAGGATTTCTTTATTCTAAAAACGCCAACATTATCCATTCGGACCAGCATTCCAGTGACCCTGTTGGCGGGCATTTCTTCCTGCGTATGCGCTTTCACATGCCTGAACTGGAAGATAGTCTTGAAGCTGTGAAAAATGAATTTAAAGAACAGGTTGCCGATAAATTTGAAATGGATTGGAGTATCAATCCAGCCTGGATCAAAAAGAAAACGGCAATACTGGTTTCAAAATTCGATCATGTGCTGATGGACCTCCTGTGGAGGGCCAAACGCGAAGAGCTTTTCACTGATATCACCATGGTCATAAGCAACCATGAAGATTTGAGAGAGGAAGTTGAAGCATTCGGAATTCCGTTCCATTATATAAAAGTTGAAAAAGACAAAAAAGACGAATCCGAAAAGAAAATTATTGAACTGTTAAACGGTAACGCTGACCTGATCATCCTTGCCCGTTATATGCAGATACTGACTCCCAGACTGATTAATGCATTCCCCAATAAAATTATTAACATCCATCATTCTTTTCTCCCTGCATTTGTTGGAGCAGATCCCTACCGCCGTGCAGGTGAACGCGGAGTTAAGCTTATAGGCGCAACTGCGCATTATGTTACTGAGGAGCTGGATCAGGGTCCCATTATCGAGCAGGATGTTATCAGGGTTAATCACAGACATGACATTAATGAACTGAAAGTTCTGGGCAGAGATATTGAATCACAAGTTTTAAGCAGAGCCGTGAAATGGCACCTTACCGAAAAAGTTCTGGTGGACGGCAATAAAACCGTGGTCTTTACCTAA
- a CDS encoding methyl-accepting chemotaxis protein, with amino-acid sequence MLKKFSVGQKIFSAFILVFLIFGAVGLESFTALRTSSKGFEDYRNFAIESIYVSNIQAELLKTQTTVKDFIITGDSQYQRQYRRSMDNLVATIGEATKTISSPERLSLVNDIKLSLHKYESLFQDLSTIQKQFNEISELVIEQGEIMSHELESLTNKGRLSSNKDFITLVAKAMDSLYTARLNAAKFYRSNNESQLSIVSDNLENLSKITEKMHSGASEKLLDALTQISDALNEYQKTFKKSAQLITKRNKDIKTNIASLEPYMLESASKALTSITRDQKELGPALQDNNSRAIINVCITAFIALLLGLASVFIIGRDITRPLQNMVNVLNKIATGDLSVSIENDGRKDELGALADSFTIMINSLKKMAVNMDRIADSDLTVDVAIRSENDSVGKAMNKMIENLKSVHIRLHEAIQTLSSSISQISAATTELTASSAETASAVAETNATVEEVKQTAHLSNEKSRQVADVAKSAVKTSQEGQRATQAAAAGMKDIRKQMDTIAQSIVQLSEQSQHIGDIVYVVNDLADQSNILAVNASIEASKAGEEGKGFTVVAREIRNLADQSKQSVAQIQSILADIQKATSTAVMITEEGGKAVESGAQKSSIAGESIIKLSAVVTQSAQSSTQIVASSQEQLAGLDQVAVALGSIKQAGEQNLESSRQLEEAIRELDNQAKSLNSMMDNFKI; translated from the coding sequence ATGCTCAAAAAATTTTCAGTAGGCCAGAAAATATTCAGTGCCTTTATTCTGGTTTTTTTAATATTCGGTGCTGTGGGTCTGGAATCTTTCACGGCCTTAAGAACTTCTTCAAAAGGTTTTGAAGATTACAGAAATTTCGCCATAGAATCCATATATGTATCTAATATTCAGGCTGAGCTGCTCAAAACCCAGACCACGGTCAAAGACTTTATTATAACAGGCGACAGCCAGTATCAGAGGCAGTACAGACGGAGCATGGATAATCTGGTTGCGACCATAGGTGAAGCAACCAAAACAATTTCTTCACCGGAACGGCTATCACTGGTGAATGACATAAAGCTTAGTCTTCATAAATATGAATCCCTGTTTCAGGATCTTTCCACAATTCAAAAGCAATTCAATGAAATCAGCGAACTTGTTATCGAGCAAGGCGAAATTATGTCGCACGAGCTTGAATCCCTGACAAACAAGGGAAGACTTTCATCGAATAAAGACTTTATCACACTCGTTGCCAAGGCTATGGACAGCCTTTATACAGCCCGTCTCAATGCCGCTAAATTTTATCGCAGCAACAACGAGTCACAGCTTTCTATTGTTTCCGACAATCTGGAAAACCTTTCAAAAATAACTGAAAAAATGCACAGCGGTGCCAGTGAAAAACTTTTGGATGCTCTTACCCAGATAAGCGATGCTTTAAACGAGTACCAGAAAACATTCAAAAAATCTGCTCAGCTTATAACAAAGCGTAATAAGGATATTAAAACAAATATTGCTAGCCTTGAGCCATACATGCTTGAGTCCGCCTCAAAAGCGCTGACTTCAATAACCAGAGATCAGAAAGAGCTTGGCCCGGCACTTCAGGATAACAACAGCAGAGCAATAATAAATGTCTGTATCACAGCCTTTATCGCCTTACTGCTGGGACTTGCCTCTGTTTTCATCATCGGCAGGGATATCACCCGCCCGTTGCAGAATATGGTTAATGTCCTCAATAAAATAGCAACCGGCGATCTCTCGGTTTCCATAGAGAACGATGGCAGAAAAGATGAACTCGGAGCTTTGGCGGATTCATTCACCATCATGATAAATTCTCTTAAAAAAATGGCCGTCAACATGGATAGAATTGCCGACTCCGACCTGACGGTGGACGTGGCCATCAGATCGGAGAATGATTCAGTTGGCAAAGCCATGAATAAGATGATCGAGAACCTTAAGTCAGTGCATATAAGGCTCCACGAAGCAATACAGACCCTCTCCTCTTCAATCAGCCAGATTTCCGCGGCAACAACGGAACTGACGGCCAGTTCTGCGGAAACAGCAAGTGCTGTGGCTGAGACCAATGCTACAGTTGAAGAAGTTAAACAGACTGCCCATCTTTCCAATGAAAAATCACGTCAGGTTGCCGATGTGGCTAAAAGTGCAGTCAAAACTTCTCAGGAAGGACAGAGGGCCACACAGGCGGCAGCCGCTGGCATGAAAGACATACGCAAGCAGATGGATACAATAGCCCAGAGCATAGTGCAGCTTTCTGAACAGTCACAGCATATCGGTGACATTGTTTATGTTGTGAACGACCTTGCGGACCAATCCAATATTCTCGCAGTGAATGCTTCTATTGAAGCTTCAAAAGCAGGAGAAGAAGGCAAAGGGTTCACAGTGGTAGCCAGAGAAATTAGAAACCTTGCAGACCAGTCCAAACAGTCTGTGGCACAGATACAATCCATTCTGGCAGACATTCAGAAAGCAACAAGTACTGCGGTGATGATAACCGAAGAAGGCGGCAAAGCCGTTGAGTCCGGTGCTCAGAAGTCCAGTATTGCCGGAGAATCCATAATCAAGCTCAGCGCAGTTGTTACCCAGTCCGCACAATCATCAACTCAGATTGTAGCTTCAAGTCAGGAACAACTTGCAGGTCTTGATCAGGTTGCGGTTGCCCTTGGCAGCATCAAGCAGGCAGGAGAACAGAATCTGGAAAGTTCACGCCAGCTTGAAGAAGCCATCAGGGAGCTGGATAATCAGGCAAAATCCCTTAACTCCATGATGGACAACTTTAAAATTTAG
- a CDS encoding pyridoxal phosphate-dependent aminotransferase, with protein MTTQSNIHHDEDSLQPFVEQSLDRLDQIEKDLMRLEKTEYLDPESITRIYSTILAIKESANLNAVDNITKVAGGIAEVMDKLFKKEIVLNSTSINILIDAFDNLTEIIGNASHSKSFDIEPLISPLHELASGSLPETAAPVEKETVKEEPVSTAEVKAEYSAPKTIKKSASASSFKKRYGITKEIDLYSNSNPIGVSKAVSLAMERMSTCCNAFEENNIDSLKFGLAKRHDVNENQIVIATASIEILDLLLRISVTPGRDHILSYSNGLPEYSSVAALCGVELLRLRRGRNFMPPLDQLVAQANDNTAAVLITNPDIPSGYGIAGEEIATMVNLLPDRTLLIVDERSVEFSWPEDDYTALHYLNKAPNLIVLRSFSWSFGLRGLRLGYGIMNSSLARKLEDSRLPIPISPVNVGAGLAALNHSEFYYSTIALIIKGRERMEKGLQDAGCTVYPGQSNFVMFSVPVAANTFYEEMLARGLHVRKLDEFGLPDLMTASIGNNSRNRTFLAAVNDILE; from the coding sequence ATGACGACACAAAGCAACATCCATCACGATGAGGACAGTCTCCAGCCGTTTGTAGAACAGTCTCTCGACAGACTCGATCAAATCGAAAAAGACCTTATGAGGCTGGAAAAGACTGAATATCTGGACCCTGAATCCATTACCAGAATTTATTCTACCATTCTCGCGATAAAAGAAAGTGCAAATCTTAACGCTGTTGATAATATAACAAAAGTTGCTGGCGGCATTGCCGAAGTAATGGACAAACTTTTCAAGAAAGAAATTGTCCTGAACTCAACAAGCATCAATATTCTTATAGATGCTTTTGACAATCTGACTGAGATAATAGGTAATGCAAGCCACAGTAAAAGTTTTGATATAGAACCGCTGATCTCTCCACTGCATGAACTGGCTTCCGGTTCGTTACCTGAAACTGCTGCTCCCGTTGAAAAGGAAACAGTAAAGGAAGAGCCTGTTTCAACAGCTGAAGTTAAAGCTGAATATTCAGCACCCAAGACTATAAAGAAATCAGCCTCAGCTTCAAGCTTTAAAAAAAGATACGGCATTACAAAAGAGATCGACCTCTACTCCAATTCAAACCCCATCGGGGTTTCCAAAGCGGTTTCCCTTGCAATGGAGCGGATGTCCACATGCTGCAATGCGTTCGAAGAAAACAATATTGATTCTTTGAAATTCGGTCTGGCCAAGCGGCATGACGTGAATGAAAACCAGATAGTTATCGCCACCGCATCAATTGAAATTCTTGATCTGCTGCTCAGAATTTCAGTAACCCCGGGGCGTGACCATATTTTAAGCTACAGTAACGGTCTCCCGGAATATAGTTCGGTTGCGGCTTTATGCGGAGTGGAACTGCTGCGCCTGCGCCGGGGCAGAAATTTTATGCCACCACTGGATCAGCTGGTTGCTCAGGCAAATGATAATACTGCCGCAGTGCTAATAACCAACCCGGATATCCCTTCGGGGTATGGCATAGCCGGAGAAGAAATTGCCACAATGGTCAACCTTCTTCCTGACAGGACTCTGCTTATCGTTGACGAAAGAAGTGTTGAATTTTCATGGCCTGAAGATGATTATACTGCCCTGCACTATCTGAACAAAGCTCCGAATCTTATTGTGCTGAGAAGCTTCTCATGGTCATTCGGACTCCGTGGCCTGCGGCTCGGATATGGAATTATGAACAGTAGTCTCGCCAGAAAGCTGGAAGATTCAAGACTTCCGATTCCTATCAGCCCTGTAAATGTTGGAGCCGGACTTGCTGCTTTGAATCATTCCGAATTTTATTATTCAACAATAGCCCTTATCATTAAGGGACGTGAAAGAATGGAAAAAGGACTACAGGATGCCGGTTGCACCGTATATCCGGGACAAAGCAACTTTGTAATGTTCAGTGTGCCGGTTGCTGCCAATACTTTCTATGAAGAAATGCTGGCTAGAGGTCTGCATGTTAGAAAGCTTGATGAGTTCGGACTGCCTGACCTTATGACGGCCTCAATCGGAAATAATTCACGCAACAGAACTTTTCTGGCTGCGGTAAATGATATTCTGGAATAA
- a CDS encoding chemotaxis protein CheD: MLINTVLGSCVSVTFYHAASNYAGMFHAMLPDAGMSGRTDFPCNFADVAIHSLLARFKYFKVPVYELDVKLFGGANTMCSGENAGINEMLDVGLKNVQSARAVLKEYGLVPVREDVLGSSGRKIVFNTSTGDVWMKYL, encoded by the coding sequence ATGTTAATCAACACAGTGCTCGGGAGTTGTGTTTCAGTAACTTTTTATCATGCCGCATCAAATTATGCAGGCATGTTTCACGCTATGCTGCCGGATGCGGGGATGTCCGGGCGTACTGATTTTCCATGCAACTTTGCTGATGTTGCAATCCATTCGCTGCTTGCAAGGTTTAAGTATTTCAAAGTCCCGGTATATGAACTGGATGTTAAACTTTTTGGTGGTGCTAACACCATGTGCTCCGGTGAAAATGCCGGTATCAACGAAATGCTGGATGTTGGTTTGAAAAATGTCCAGTCGGCGCGAGCTGTTTTAAAAGAATACGGTCTGGTGCCTGTGCGTGAGGATGTGCTGGGCTCTTCCGGGCGGAAGATTGTTTTCAATACTTCCACCGGAGATGTCTGGATGAAGTATTTATAA
- a CDS encoding ferritin-like domain-containing protein: MAYFFKANDVAELAMRIEQKGQAFYLLAADAAENPDAREFFEFFAQEESKHEVFFRELRDRMGNTELPPGSDFEEYTRYVLALIDSHDVFNFDYTEAFNSGDFSFDDAVRTAMRFEKDTILLFSELKTMVPDDDRRIVEACIEEERGHLRMLAEKLKD, from the coding sequence ATGGCTTATTTTTTTAAAGCTAATGATGTTGCGGAACTGGCTATGCGCATAGAACAGAAAGGGCAGGCTTTTTATCTTCTTGCTGCGGATGCTGCCGAAAATCCGGATGCCAGAGAATTTTTCGAATTTTTTGCTCAGGAAGAGTCAAAACATGAAGTCTTTTTCAGGGAATTAAGAGATCGTATGGGTAACACCGAGCTTCCTCCTGGAAGTGATTTTGAGGAATATACCCGCTACGTGCTTGCTCTCATTGATTCCCATGATGTTTTCAATTTTGATTATACCGAAGCTTTTAATTCAGGTGATTTCAGTTTTGATGATGCTGTGAGAACTGCAATGCGTTTTGAAAAAGACACCATTCTTCTTTTCAGCGAACTTAAGACAATGGTCCCTGATGATGATCGCAGAATCGTTGAAGCCTGTATTGAAGAAGAGCGCGGACATCTCCGTATGCTTGCTGAAAAATTAAAAGATTAA
- a CDS encoding flagellar hook protein FlgE, translating into MAFGSMYVGASGITAHSNRMQQISSNIANINTVAYKSGYAFFETLSSKAAPGTTAGVVAGGDNHGSAQIGNGVRLANTRTDFAEGSFDPSTESTDIAIGGKGFFGVRNADTGERVYTRDGHFRFDKNGILKDNHGNALQGYPIDEHGVISASSTDIALPIKQELDANGNMIDVIKSDPKATTEVSMISNLDSADIDQTTDSSNPFFALMKNWDGTSQPPLDAEKYSYNSSIKVWDKNGNAQDLIIYFDKVTPSDGDTSDRKYWEFVVGVDPSSDAAAQTAGTSSAGLLMTGTLTFSGDGDLQSMSAYTLSSNSSGDAKDLSNWELADINEDGMPQFSAVFADPDGGTPSEQDIALNLGIKAGDGQWNLSGTTAADVGSNASNLARMADGKIQGLSTTDYWGSSTTINRSQDGFGEGYLQNIEVDKDGVLRGLFSNGLSVDYYKINLYNFTNEYGLRREGSNYFSETNESGAAIEGVPQEDGMGSTVTNNLETSNVDLASEFANMILTQRGFQANSKVITTSDAVINNLLGVKK; encoded by the coding sequence ATGGCTTTCGGATCTATGTACGTCGGGGCCTCCGGTATTACGGCCCACAGCAATCGAATGCAGCAGATCAGCAGTAATATTGCAAACATAAATACTGTTGCCTATAAATCTGGATATGCTTTTTTCGAAACCTTAAGCAGCAAAGCCGCGCCGGGTACTACTGCCGGAGTTGTTGCCGGCGGTGACAATCACGGATCGGCCCAGATAGGTAACGGTGTCAGACTTGCCAATACTAGAACTGATTTTGCTGAAGGTTCTTTTGATCCGTCCACGGAAAGTACAGATATAGCCATCGGTGGAAAGGGTTTTTTCGGAGTAAGAAACGCTGATACCGGTGAGCGTGTCTACACCCGTGACGGACACTTCCGTTTCGATAAAAACGGTATCTTAAAAGATAACCACGGCAACGCTCTTCAGGGATATCCCATAGACGAGCACGGGGTTATCTCGGCATCATCAACAGATATTGCTTTGCCCATCAAGCAGGAACTAGATGCTAACGGCAATATGATTGATGTAATTAAGTCCGATCCCAAGGCAACAACTGAAGTCTCAATGATTTCAAATCTTGATTCAGCTGACATTGATCAGACCACAGACAGCTCTAATCCGTTTTTCGCTTTAATGAAAAACTGGGACGGAACATCACAGCCTCCTCTTGATGCGGAAAAATATTCCTACAATTCTTCAATCAAAGTATGGGATAAAAACGGTAATGCCCAGGATCTGATAATATATTTTGATAAAGTAACACCTTCAGACGGTGATACTTCCGACCGCAAATACTGGGAATTTGTCGTGGGAGTCGATCCTTCAAGCGATGCAGCCGCACAGACAGCAGGCACATCCTCAGCCGGTCTTCTTATGACCGGAACCCTGACTTTTTCAGGTGACGGAGATTTGCAGAGCATGAGTGCCTATACCCTTTCGAGTAATTCTTCAGGAGATGCTAAAGATCTCTCCAATTGGGAGCTGGCTGATATAAATGAGGATGGAATGCCTCAATTTTCAGCTGTATTTGCTGATCCTGACGGCGGAACTCCCAGCGAACAGGACATCGCTCTTAATCTGGGTATAAAGGCCGGTGACGGACAATGGAATTTATCAGGGACCACCGCGGCTGATGTCGGGAGCAATGCTTCCAACCTTGCCCGCATGGCCGATGGCAAAATTCAGGGATTAAGCACAACGGACTACTGGGGATCATCAACAACCATAAACAGGTCTCAAGACGGTTTTGGTGAAGGGTATCTTCAAAACATTGAAGTTGATAAAGACGGAGTGCTGAGAGGACTTTTCTCAAACGGTCTTTCAGTGGATTACTATAAAATCAACCTTTATAATTTTACCAATGAATATGGGCTGCGACGAGAAGGTTCAAATTACTTTTCCGAAACAAATGAATCCGGTGCAGCCATTGAAGGAGTCCCTCAGGAAGACGGAATGGGATCAACCGTTACCAACAATCTGGAAACTTCAAACGTTGATCTTGCCTCAGAATTTGCAAATATGATTCTGACCCAGAGAGGATTTCAGGCAAACTCAAAAGTTATTACCACCTCGGATGCGGTCATCAACAATCTGCTCGGAGTTAAAAAGTAA
- a CDS encoding tetratricopeptide repeat protein — protein sequence MIHKNDHMENNEAAPIIRGAFSTRVVSYIGTGTTKKKAIQTFLYYGEENEDGDISLRPLNAQKVPQGDEQIVSKDELLDSFSPELELYTNEVFPAMKKLGKILAKADRQRQLGNTFTAEMEYDRALDIDECNIRANFGIGLCYLKRQDYDKAQDIFKRIVGLNAAFQKKHKHLFNEFGISLRKSGMYSEAVEYYERALEFTDSDENLYFNLARAHAENGNYKNALTFVRKSLILDPDHESSLKLEKFLNYKIKSSKKS from the coding sequence ATGATTCATAAGAATGACCACATGGAAAATAATGAAGCTGCGCCTATTATAAGAGGTGCTTTTTCCACGCGTGTTGTTTCTTACATCGGTACTGGAACCACCAAAAAAAAAGCCATCCAGACTTTTCTTTACTATGGAGAAGAGAATGAGGATGGAGACATCTCACTGCGCCCTCTGAATGCCCAGAAAGTCCCTCAGGGAGATGAACAGATTGTCAGCAAAGACGAACTGCTCGACTCCTTTTCACCGGAACTGGAGCTCTATACAAACGAAGTTTTCCCCGCCATGAAGAAGCTGGGAAAAATCCTTGCTAAGGCTGACCGTCAGAGGCAGCTCGGGAATACATTCACAGCGGAAATGGAGTACGACAGAGCTCTTGATATTGATGAATGTAACATCCGCGCTAATTTTGGAATAGGCCTGTGCTACCTTAAAAGGCAGGATTACGATAAGGCGCAGGATATATTTAAAAGAATAGTCGGCCTCAATGCTGCTTTCCAGAAAAAGCACAAGCACCTTTTCAACGAATTCGGAATAAGTCTCAGAAAATCAGGTATGTACAGCGAAGCTGTGGAATATTACGAACGCGCGCTGGAATTTACAGATTCCGATGAAAACCTGTATTTCAACCTTGCAAGAGCACATGCGGAAAACGGAAACTACAAGAACGCCTTAACGTTTGTCCGCAAAAGTCTCATTCTTGATCCTGACCACGAATCTTCACTCAAGTTGGAAAAATTCCTCAACTACAAAATAAAATCTTCAAAAAAGTCTTAA